A segment of the Yersinia rochesterensis genome:
TTCATTGAAACACGGGCGTTTTTGTTAGTATTCTTTCAGTCACTTAAGCGCGGATTTTATCGCGCAGCGCCTGTTTTTCTTGTTCGCTAATAAAGGCCATTGTCAGCCCATTTTCCTGAGCCTGACGAATTTCTTGTGGTGTTAGGCCCGCAGCTGGCGCGGCAACATGATATTCATTAGCAATTTCAATGCCTTGCACTGCAGGGTCATCGGTGTTTATTGATGCTAACACCCCATGGCGTAAGAAGATGGCCAAGGGGTGAGCCGCCAGTGAGGCAACCGTGCTGGTCTGAATATTGGAAGTCAGACAGGACTCAATGCCAATGCTGTGCTCAGCTAAATAATCCATCAGCTTAATATCTTCCACGGCCTTAACACCGTGACCGATACGTTCTGCGCCTAACTCACGGATAGCTTGCCAGATACTTTCAGGGCCTGCAGCTTCACCGGCATGGACAGTAATCCGCAAACCGGCATCCCGTGCGCGATTAAAATGGCTGCGGAATAGGCCGCCAGGGAAACCCAGCTCATCACCCGCCAGATCCAGCGCAGTAATACCGTCACGATGCGCCAGTAAACCATCAAGTTCTTGCAAACAGGCTTGCTCACCAAAAGTGCGGCTAAGGATCCCGATGAGACGAATATCAATATCAAAATCACGGCAACCCGATTGGATGCCATCAATAACAGCTTCGACCACACCGGCGACGGGTAACTGGTGTTTCATCGCCATATAAAATGGGGAGAAACGCAGCTCGGCATAATGCAATCCTGCATTGGCGGCATCTTCGACGTTTTCATACGCCACACGGCGGCAGGCATCAAGAGAACCCAACACCGCGACACCCCAATCCAGTTTTTGCAGGAAGCTAACCAAATCAGGTTCAGTCTGAGTGATTTGAACATGTGGACGCAGGGTTTCTAATTCATCAGCAGGTAACGACAGATTAAACTGGCGGCCCAAATCCAAAATAGTTTGCGCACGAATATTGCCGTCAAGATGGCGATGAATGTCAGTCAAGGGAAGGCGGAGGTCAATCATAGGTGCACTCACTCTTTTAAATGGATTTTGTCGGTAAAGTGCAGAACATTATAAAAACAAACCAGTGAAAATAGCTAACTTGTTGCATGAAAAGGTGACTTAAATCTCACTTTGGCACCTTTTAGAGATAAAAAGGTGCCGATAAAAACCGAGCGGAAATGCTATTTCCCCTGTAAAAACTGGATGCCGCTAATCAATTTATCCATCCCAGCTTCAACTTTGCTGCGCGAACAACCGACATTGAGACGTAGGAAGCCGCGACCCTCTTCGCCGTAGGTGAAACCAGGCATAATGGCGACTTTTTCTTTTTCAATCAGCACGTTCTGTAATTGATGATCGTCAATATTTAATGGGCGTAAGTCAATCCACGCTAAGTAAGTTGCCTGTGGTGGCTGCCAGTTTAAAGCAGGCAATGCTTCATGCAACCGCTGCGCAACATAAGCTAAATTGGCTTGCAGATAACGGCGTAATTCATCCAACCAAGGTTCTGCCTGCCGGTAAGCGGCGATATGCGCGACGATCGCCAGTACCGCCGGAGAAGAGAGGCCATCGCGGCCTTTTAGCATTTGGTTGTAGCTATCACGGGTTTCAGTGTCACTGATAAAACCGTAAGCACCGGTTAACGCGGGGATATTAAATGTCTTAGAGCCGGAGGTCAGTAAAGCCCACGGGGTTTGCCCCACCTGACTCCAGGGGGTATGTACTTGATTATCCCAAGTCATGTCCATGTGGATTTCATCACTGATAACCTTGACCTGATGGCGCTCACACAGCTCCGCCATGAGTGTAAGTTCTTCCGCTGTCCAGACTTTCCCTGTGGGGTTATGCGGGCTGCACAGCAACAATATTTTAGTTTGCGGGCGGGCTAGTAATGCTTCCAAATACGCCATATCACATTGCCACTGATTATCAATTTTTTGCAGTGGGCAACTGAGTAATTGGCGTTGATTGCCGAGGATCACTTTATAAAAAGCATCATAAGCGGGAGTGTGGGTGACGACAAAATCACCGGGCGCTGACCAGCAGCGGATCAACTGGGCCACCATATAGATAACCGACGGGCCATAGACCGCCATTGAGGTATCAATCGAGCAATGAAAACGCTGTTGATACCAATGACGAATTGCCCCGAGAAAATCTTCATGTTGCCAGCGGCTATACCCCAGCACACCGTGCCCGATGCGCTGATTAAGTGCTTGTAAAATAACTGGCGCTGTGGGGAAGTCCATATCCGAGATAGTGAATGGCAGCAAGTCCGCAGCACCAAAACGGTCAGCAATATAGTCCCATTGGGTACACCAAGTACCGTGACGATCGACAGGGGTGGAGAAATCAAACATCAGCATCTCGCTTATCAAATATACCCTTCGCCCTTGACGCCGCAGGGGGTTAGCTGCACTCACTTACCCGAATCACTGATTTGTGTAAGCTCATCGGGATGAGTTTGCTGGCTGCCTACCTGCGACTCCAATGACTTTGGGTATAGTTTCTATGTAATTAATATTGAGGCAACGCTATTTAGCGAATTACCATCCTAAGATGTTGCGAATTGTTCACCGCCTATCAGTGAGTCTAATTCATCTTTCACTGATTGCACTTGTGGGCCAATAACAACTTGAAGGTTATGGTCATTGAGCTGAATCACACCAATAGCGCGGTTAGCTTTCAGCGCCTCTTTATCTACCAAATTCATATCTTTAACTGACATCCGCAAGCGGGTGATGCAATTATCCAATGAGACAATGTTATCAGCGCCACCCAGAGCAGCCAAAATAGCAGGGGAGTTATAGCCAGACTTCCCGGTGATCGCACCACTGGCGGCTTTTTCTGCATGACTGCTGGCGGCGGTCTCATTCTCACGGCCCGGTGTTTTGATATTGAAGTGCTGAATAGCAAAACGGAAAATGCAGTAGTAAGCGACAAACCAAATCCCAGCAACCACTGGCACCCAATACCATTTGGTTGCCGTGCCGTGCAAGATGCCAAATACCACGAAATCAATGAGATTGCCGTCTGTATTTCCGATGGTCACACCCAACAACGCCATGACAGTAAAGCCCAGCCCGGTCAGAATGGCGTGGATCAGATACAGGAATGGGGCCACAAACAGGAACAGGAATTCGATCGGTTCTGTGGTGCCGCCGATGACACACGCAACTACCCCTGAAATCAGCAACCCTTTAATTTTATGACGATTTTCAAGTTTTGCACAGTGATACATCGCCAGTGCAGCGCCCGGTAAACCGCCCAAGAAAGCGGGCATTTTGCCTTGCGACAAGAAGCGCGTGGCACTTTCAGAGAAACCGGTGGTGGTTGGACAAGATAATTGCGCCTGGAAGATGGTTAAAGCCCCGCTAACACTGTGGCCACATACATCCATGGTGCCACCCGCTTCGGTGAAGCGAATCAGTGCAACTAAGATATGGTGTAAGCCGAAAGGTAGTAATAAGCGCTCACCGCTGCCGAAGATCATTGGCCCGAACATACCCGCGCCGTTAATCAATCGGCCCAACCCATTAATACCTGCTGCGAACCAAGGCCAGATCAATGGGACCAACAAGCCGACTAACCCAAGTACCACGGTGGTGACAATCGGCACAAAACGGGTGCCACCAAAGAAAGCTAATGCATCAGGCAAGCGAATGGTATTGAAGCGCTCATGCAGTAAGTAAACAATGATCCCCACGATCACCGCACCCAAAATACCGGTATCAATGGACTGAATACCTAAAATATTCTGGATGTTATGGGTTTTCAATACCAATGGGTCTGTGGTGGGTAACACACCGCTGGTGGTGAGGTAAAAGTTGGTGGCCAGATTCAGTACAGCGAAACCGACGAAGCCAGAGAAAGCCGCAACGCCTTTGTTTTCGCGAGCCATCCCTAATGGAATTGCAATGGCGAACATCACGGGCAAGAAGCTAAAGGCAAATGAACCAACCTTACTCATCCAGGTAAACAATAGCTGGAAAGCAGGGTGACCAATAAACGGTAAGAGAGTGATGACATCTTTACTACTAAGCGAACTGCCGATACCCAGCATGATCCCGCAGAAGGAGAGCAAGGCGACCGGTAACATGAAGGTTTTCCCTAAACTCTGGAAAAACTCCCACAGCGTAATTTTTTGTTTTTTTGCCGCTGACATAGTGGCTCCTGTACTGATACACCTGATGTTAAAAAACGTCGTTTAGACAATATTGATAGATAACGATTGATTGATGGATAACGGCGACTATTTCGTCTCCCTGTCTGGAGGTAAAACAAGATAAAACGTTTAACCCAGATAATATGAGTGATATGTCACAATTACTGATCCTATTTTTGTATACCCTCGCATTTGAAGCTGCAGGGTTGTTAGCTGCGCTCATTACTCGGCCCGTCCATGGGTCTCGCCTCTGCGAGGCCGCTGCAAGCAGCGTTCAAATCGGTTCCAGACTGATTTGTCACCCGAATCACTTACTGGTCGTTGACCCTAAAGTCAATAGATTCATCGGGATTTGCTTGCTGGCCGCCTACCTGCAACTCCAAATTCTTTGGGTATGCCGGGGTCATCATCAGATTAAACGTTTAACTTGGCTTATTTATCAGCAGTTATGACAACAAAAAAAATAACCATCATCGATGTGGCTAAATTGGCGGGTGTGTCCGTGGCAACCGTCTCGTTAGCAATCAGCGGCAAAGGACGTATCTCCCCGGCAACTGCCGACCGGGTCAATCAGGCCATTGAACAATTAGGCTATGTGCGTAACCGTCAGGCGGCACAATTACGCGGCGGGGCATCTGGCGTAATTGGCTTGATTGTGCGCGATATCAGTGACCCCTTTTATGCAGAAATGACCGCAGGGCTGAGTGAGGCGATTGAGGCGGAGGGCAAGCTGTTGTTCCTGACGCAAAGTGGCCGTGAAGGAAAAGGGTTATTGCGGTGTTTTGATACGCTGATTGATCAAGGTGTCGATGGATTGGTACTGGGCGGTGGTGCTAAACGCGAGATGGGGCTACAAGAAAAGGCCGCAGAGCATGATATTCCGCTGATTTGTGCTGCTCGTTCAAATGTATTGGACGGGGTGGATGTGGTACGGCCCGATAATATGCAAGCGGCTAAAATGGCAACAGAATTCCTTATTGGTCGTGGTCATCGGCAAATTGCCTATCTTGGGGGACATTCGCACTCATTGACCAGGGCCGAGCGGATAGGGGGATTTTGTGCCACGCTAGTGCAATATGGGCTACCGTTTCGTTCGGAATGGGTGGTTGAATGTGATGGTCAGCAGCAAGCCGCGGCGGATGCTGCTGAAGGGTTATTACGTCATCACCCTAATGTCAGTGCCATCGTTTGCCATCAAGCATCCGTAGCGCTAGGGGCATACTTTGGTATTTTGCGCACCGGCCGGACGATTGGCAGCGCTGGAGTCGATGCTTATCTCGATCAGCAAGTTGCATTAATTGGTTTTGGTGATGTCCCTGAAGCAGAACTCACTGAACCGCCACTAACCTTCATCACCAGCTCCGCCCGAGAGATTGGCTACAGTGCCGGGCAGAGGTTACTTCAGCGTATCGCCGGTGTCGATTTACAACTACAAAACGTCATATTACCGCCGGTATTGATTCGCCGCGGTTCGGCTTGATTTGGGTTGATATTACTCTTTTTCTTGAGGGGTATTCTGATTAGCCCCACGCACTTTCCACGGCATCCGTTGATGCCAGGGTTGTGGAACCGGCTGCACAATGGCACTGAGTGCTCGTGCATAGTCCATCACTAATCCCGGTGTCCAGGCCATCATCAATGCCCGTTTACGAACTTGGGCTGCTATCCACAATTCAGGCATGAAAAACACTCTAAAGGTCGTTAACCAGTTTTTGCTACGTGGCGACAGTACACCATCAAGCGCGGCTTCCAGCGCATAGGCGACACTGCTTGAGCAATTGCGGTAAGTCAGGTTATAAGACTCTTCTCTGCGATAACTTTGCCAAAAATTAGACAGGGCTTCAATATTATAATCCCTGAAGCTAATCCTCCGGTCGGAATCGCACCAGTTTGCTGATTCCACAGCATAGCTTGGTTGGAACATCCCTTTGACATCGTTGTCGCGAGTTGCCTTGAGCAAGCGGAAAAACTCTGAAGGGGAGCGATCAAGATCTTCAGCGGGATATAAGCTGATGTAGACATCCGGAGGGGCTTCAAGTGCCGCATGGCCTGTTGAGATTACCCCGGTTTCATCTACTGCCGCAATATAACGGTTAATGACAGGACGTGGTACTGGGCGATTGTTTGCGGAGCCTTCCGGTGTCCAGATATGAACAATGAGAGCGGGGAGTAACGAAAGATCAGTATTCTCAGCTATGATCGCCTCCGTTTTTTCCTGATTTTCTTTAGCACTTTCATATATCAATATATCTGTAGGTTGCATCAATTGGAATACGGATGTTGCACGCTTCATCTGGCTGGTACGCCGGGCCATTTTTAGGCAACTGTACCCGCTGTCGATCATCAAAAAACCGAGGAAAAATGAGATGGTAGCTTGGGAGTGAATAAACAGGAAGAATGCAAAAATAATCTGTACCAGACCATAGAATGCCGCCGTTCGCCAGTGCGGGAAACGTACAACCCAGGCTGAAACGCCAACAAACAAACCGATGATAAAATAAGCAAACCCAAAAATGATCGAGAGCAGCAGATTACTGTAGGTTTGATTAAGGATAATGATCACGGCGCTGAAGAAAAATATCCCGCCTTTAAAATACAGGACTGCTTTTTGGGACCCGACCCCACTTGAGGCCACACTTAATGTTATTAGGCTTTCTAATATAAGAAAAAAACCGAAAGTTTTTAGCGGGAAATAAAGCTGGCCATCAAGCCCGTCGATAAAAATAAGGCTTCCAGCAATCCCCCATAGAAAGCCGATGAACCACAGGTATTTTGACTTTGTTCGAACGAAATCTGCGCCAAAAAGTAATAATGCGATCTGGATCATCTTGACTATCCTGTCTCAGTTGGCTTTAAAAAGAGGCACAGAGTTCGTAATATGCCAATTTCCAATGATCATGCGTGGCTCATGGTGGTTGAACAAAATACTTTCACTGTCAGTGATGGTTACCCAATTGCCTTTTTGGTCATTAAATCGGAAGTCGAGTCGGGGTAAGTTCTGTTGCTCGCCGCAGCTTCCCCAATGCTCTAGCACTTTATTTCTGTCATCAGGGTGAATCTGCTCAATTAATTTATTCATCGTGGACATAATAGCGGAGTCAATGTTGGCCAACTCGCCAGAAAGGTGGCCCCACTCAATCTCACCGGTGTTTAGATTGAGTTGGTAAACGGCATGTTGTACCCCATCGGTTTCGTCAAAATGAGGCATACTTCGCGTAAGAACACGCAGGAAAACCATGAGCAGCGCCGTTGCTGTCAGATAGCATTGGACTAAAAGCAAAGGCTCCCCGTGGTGCAACCCATTGATGAAAAATGGCCCATAGCCTTTCCCAGTGAAGTAAATGACAATAGTCGCCAATGTCAGTAGGGCAATAGAGCCGCCATGATTTCCCCATAAGATAGATAACATGACAGCCAGGATGATCGGCAGACAGGCAAAGGTGAAAATGAGCATATCGTTATGGAGGTGTAATATATTGCTACTAAATTCTTTTAGTGAATTATTGAAGATTAATAAAGTCAATAAACACAGCATAAGCCAGATGATAGAACCTAAAAGCTTATTCTTGACCGGCGAAATTTGGGTACGAAATCGAGTGTTGAAGAACCCCATGATGACCGTGGTAGCGAAGAATATCCCGGTAACATCAGCAACAAACCCGATCCAGAAAATCTCCTGAAATGTCCCTTTATTAAACAGAACAAAACCGATTGAGACAAACAGTGCATCTAACAGGCTGACAATAATGGTAGAAAAGGTCCACATGAGAACGACATGCAGATCATCTCTTGGACGGGAATAGTGGCGTACTATCCAGGCGATAAGCATGGTTGATGGCATGGAGAGAAACGCATAACATATTGATAATATATAGTTTTCTTGTAGGGAGTTATCAAGAGCAAGATTGATAATAACAAAACAGCCCAGTAACACAGGCCATTGACGCCAACGTGCACATAAAAAAGCCGCCGTGGCGACCCCAGCTGGAAACCAGACAATCGAAATATGTGAGGCTGGATCGTCAAATTTTAGAGAAATTACGCCAGAAAGGTAATAAATCAACGTCCAGATCACTATGGGGATAACTTTTTGCGTAAGGTTTGACGACGGTTTCATCGTTATCTTTCTCTGTTTGTCATGATATACACAATTATGCTGTCAGCAAAAAAGCAGCAGCAATGTAGCAATGTGTTGAACGGAGCCTGTCTATAATTCTGTGTAACTGCCAGCGTATTAGCGTATTGGTCATTTTCAGAAGCGATTGACATATTACAGCGATAACTCAGGGGCAGTTAAATCATTTCTTTCCTGTCATATATACGTTCGATTAAGCGATATTCTGATTTTGAAATCACAATTTGTCAAAAATAGTCACATGACCCGTTATTTAAATTATGGCACGTAAGAGGATTATTTTAATGATAATTATTGCGGCAGGGGTTCGCTTGTGTATGAAAATTCTTTATCCAGCCAGTCGGTCAAATTGACCAAAACCTTATTATCCGCGAAAACCTAACCTTGATGGATAAAAAAACGGGGCCATCAGGCCCCGTTCGCAATTTCAATTTTATGACTGAATTCTATTACTGAGAATCGTTCAACAACTTATTGTGCTGGAACTGCGGGTGCAGGTTCTACTGGCATACCTTCAGACTCGGGGCCGGTATCTTCTTCAGCAGGTGCACCACCGAACATACCAAACAGGCCAACGAATTCTTGCAGCGACATTTTCTGACCATTCAAATCAACCTGGTTATCGGCAAAATGGAAACTGCTGCTGATAACATCATCTTTGGTGGTGGTCAGTTTAAACATCTGGCCCATAGCAGCAATGCCTTGAACCTGTTGTTGTGCCATTTTTTGGGCTTCTTCTGGGCTGTAGCCCTGTAGACGCGCGGTTTGGGTTGTCAGTTCGGTTGCCATTGCCATCGGAATGGTCAACGTCGCGTCGATTTTTTTCACTGACTGCGCGAGAAGCGGTTCATCAGTTGCTTTCGCTTGTGTTGGATCAGTCAGAGCAACATTCAGAGTAAAGGTGCTTTCCCCTTTGGCATTTTTCCAGCTCAGTGGTGCAATGCTAATTGTCGGATTACCTTTCAGCAGAGCAGGGAGGTTAGCCAGTAATATTTCGGCCATTTGTTGCTGATAAGCTTCCGGATCCAGATTTTCACCCGCCTGAACAGCTTTCAAGGCTTGTTGATTATAGGCGCTGGAGAATAGTTTCAAGCTTTGACCGTCCAGATGGTCGAAACTGAAGGCCAATTTACCGGCACCAAAGTCATTATCCTGAATTTTTAGCGCGTCTAATGTATAGGTCAACTTACCGTTCAAATCTTTATCGGTTTCGCCTAATTGAGTATTCAGGTTAAAACCAACCAGTGTCGCGGTGTCTTTGCCATCGATATTTAAACCGATCTGCTTGATGCTCAGTTGTTGGTCACCAATGCTGAGATCAAACTTGCCTACATTGGTGTCACTTTTAATGACCAAACCTTGCAGACTAAATTGCTCAAGTTGATCCCAATGATTTTTGCTCGCAAAAACAAGACTGTCACTAGAACCACTCATTTTCACCTTGCGCAGATCTCGCGACACATCAGCATCAATTTTAGCACCAGCGAATTTCATGCTGGTGGTGTTTTGCTGATAATCAATCGGAATGAAAGTAATGGCAGAAGAGGTATCGCCGCTGTATGAAATGCGGGAGTCTGCAGTAAAGGGCGATTGGCCTTTGGTGACTTCAAACAGTTTTTTCAATGCTGGCGTATTGGCAAGCTCGGTGTGTACCGAGGCCATGCTTGGGATCAGATTGAATTTTTTTAACTGCGCTAATGGGAATGGGCCGTGATCGATAGTTTCGATAAATGCCACTTCGTCGCCATCTTTTAAGGCTTTTTCGCCGGAAACAGTGCTATCAGATTGTAAAATATAGCGAACTTGGCTACTGAACAGACCGCGCTGATAATCTTTATAGGCGAATTTTACGCCAGCTTGAGGTAGCAAAGTTCTGATCTGGTCGTTTGCGTTGTTAACCAATTCGCCCATTCGTTGTTCAATCAATTTGCCGGTATACCATGAGGCCCCAGTCCATGCAGCGCCAAGTACCACAATGACGCTGACAGCCACTAACGATTTTTTCATTGTTCTGTTCATCCTTTTCTAATACACCAAATTCACTATGTTGAACGCGGTAATGAGTGACTAATTAAATAACACCGTAAGAAAACAACATATCCCAAACTAATATAGGCCTAGATTAAACATTCACAAATATTATTGCGACGATAAAGACTTATTGCGATGGTGAAATTTAACCACCGCAGCATCAAAAGACCAGCAATAGACAACAAAATGAGTGAGTTCGTTCACCCTCCGTTGTAAACACGGGCAATTGACCCCACTCCGAGGACACTCACTGGCGATTCATTCGCCGGAACAAAACAAGATTCTCCCGGTTGCAGCGTAATGACTTGCTGTTGTTTCTTCAATATCGCTTGGCCTTGAACGCAAAATACGATCGCGGCACTGTTCTGCGCCAACATTTGCGGCTCTGGCGTTAAGGTATGCAGCGAAAAGGCAAAATCCTCAACCGGGATTGGGAACACTAATTCGTGACCGTGCTGTTGCGGTGTTGTCAGCAGAGTAGACGCGGGTTTCGGGATAAATTGCAGATTAGCCATTAACTCGGGAATATCAATAAATTTAGGTGTCAGCCCGGCGCGTAATACATTATCCGAGTTCGCCATCACCTCCAGCGCCACACCGTCCAGATAGGCATGCGGTGTTTCGGCATACAGGAACATGGCTTCACCGGGTTGCAGTGTCACCACATTTAACAACAAGGGCGAGAACAAACCACTGTCATCAGGGTAGAAACGCGAAATACTGCGGATAGTATCCCATGGCTCACCTAATTGGTTATTCAAGGCCGCTTTCAAAATTCCCAGCGCGCGAGTTTTCTCTTCGCCAGCCATACTCAGCAAATGGGCAAATAATGTTGCTAAATGTTCAGTGTCAGGTTCGCGGAGAAACGCGGCGATATCCGGATGAGCGGCGGCTATCGGCTGGAGTAATTTTTCGATGTCATCCAACATGCGGAAACCATTCATGGCCTGGAAAGGAGTCAGGGCATAAACCAACTCTGGCTTATGGTTGGCATCTTTATAATTGCGTTCGGCATCATCCAGTGGAATACCAGCTTGATTCTCTTTAGCAAAGCCAATTTCAGCCGCAGCCTTACTTGGGTGTACCTGAATGGATAATGGCTGAGCAGCACACAGCACTTTGAACAGGAAAGGTAATTCGCCGAAACGTTGGAAAACATCATGGCCTAGATTGGCATCTGGATCTTGCTCAATAACTTCACGCAATGAATGCCATTGCCCTTTGGCATCAGCCACTTCAGAACTGCTTTTGGGATGAGCACCCATCCATAATTCAGCCATGGGCTGATTTTGCGGGTTCGCCATGCCGTAAAGTTTAGTCAGTGCATCAGTGCTGCCCCAGGCGTAGTTTTGTACTGCATTCTTCATTTTTTGCATGTTGATTATCTGCCATCGAGTTTGGCGAAACTTATCGCCCGGATAAAAACATTATCCTGATAAAAAATTGCCCCTTAGTAAACAATGGGGATGTAGGGGTTGCAAGTGGTAATGCAATTCACCACGGCGCTGAAACGACTAAAATGGTGAAAATGCGAATCACTCGCATAAATAAGGTGATAAATATGCCATGCTATACCCGTCAGACCTCAACTTTTTGTTCTATATGCTAAGGAGACAGTGATGGTGACCACCCGCAGTGAAAACGATTCAATGGGGCCTATCGATGTGCCGGCAAGTCAATTATGGGGCGCACAAACCCAGCGTTCACTGGAACATTTCCGTATTTCGCAAGAGAAAATGCCGACCGAATTGATTCATGCGTTGGCGCTGACCAAACGGGCGGCGGCACAGGTCAATATGGCGCTGGGCTTGTTACCCACCGATCGCGCTAAAGCTATCATGGCGGCGGCTGACGAAGTATTGAATGGCGACCATGCTGGCGAGTTTCCGCTTTCTATTTGGCAAACAGGATCCGGCACCCAAACTAATATGAATATGAATGAGGTGCTGGCTAACCGTGCTAGTGAATTATTAGGGGGGGAGCGGGGTAATCATCGTTTGGTTCATCCTAATGATGATGTTAATAAAAGCCAAAGTTCAAATGATGTATTTCCAACGGCAATGCATGTCGCTGCAGTTATTGGGTTAAGAGAACATTTATTGCCTGAGTTAAAAGCATTGCAGGGGACTTTGGCTAAGAAAGCCGAAGCCTATCGCGATATAGTGAAGATTGGTCGGACGCATTTACAAGACGCCACCCCATTGACGTTGGGGCAGGAGATTTCGGG
Coding sequences within it:
- the manA gene encoding mannose-6-phosphate isomerase, whose translation is MQKMKNAVQNYAWGSTDALTKLYGMANPQNQPMAELWMGAHPKSSSEVADAKGQWHSLREVIEQDPDANLGHDVFQRFGELPFLFKVLCAAQPLSIQVHPSKAAAEIGFAKENQAGIPLDDAERNYKDANHKPELVYALTPFQAMNGFRMLDDIEKLLQPIAAAHPDIAAFLREPDTEHLATLFAHLLSMAGEEKTRALGILKAALNNQLGEPWDTIRSISRFYPDDSGLFSPLLLNVVTLQPGEAMFLYAETPHAYLDGVALEVMANSDNVLRAGLTPKFIDIPELMANLQFIPKPASTLLTTPQQHGHELVFPIPVEDFAFSLHTLTPEPQMLAQNSAAIVFCVQGQAILKKQQQVITLQPGESCFVPANESPVSVLGVGSIARVYNGG